In a single window of the Cuculus canorus isolate bCucCan1 chromosome 25, bCucCan1.pri, whole genome shotgun sequence genome:
- the LOC128854495 gene encoding S-antigen protein-like, protein MRGSRGGPRLSGSPAHFWEIRTSPARTRGPEGGVARRLGGERIGCGAERGGAMVGRGGGGRGLGLWSAAMIGCWLQGGGDGEGPRGGGDGAVSERALRGGRRGRYVRGRGRLGPGGPEPRWEERPEPPVGGETVAPGIGETGAPGGAGTGASGAGGTGVPVEAGTGGPGERRDRGPGSRGDRSPGDFGGLEAPVRGGTGAPGGAGTGAPVIRGDWSPGWEQGPEPPGIGGT, encoded by the coding sequence ATGCGCGGCTCCAGGGGCGGGCCCCGCCTGTCAGGAAGCCCCGCCCACTTCTGGGAAATCCGCACCTCCCCCGCCAGGACACGAGGACCCGAAGGGGGCGTGGCCCGGCGTTTGGGCGGGGAACGGATTGGCTGCGGGGCAGAGAGAGGCGGGGCGATGGTTGGACGCGGGGGTGGGGGGCGGGGCTTAGGGCTGTGGAGCGCGGCGATGATTGGTTGTTGGCTGCAAGGGGGCGGGGATGGCGAGGGGCCGCGAGGGGGCGGGGACGGCGCTGTCAGCGAGCGGGCGCTGCGGGGAGGCCGGAGGGGCCGGTATGTGCGGGGCCGGGGGCGCCTCGGCCCGGGCGGACCGGAGCCTCGGTGGGAGGAGAGACCGGAGCCCCCGGTGGGAGGGGAGACCGTAGCCCCGGGAATTGGGGAGACCGGAGCCCCGGGTGGAGCGGGGACCGGAGCCTCGGGAGCTGGGGGGACTGGAGTCCCGGTGGAAGCGGGGACCGGAGGCCCCGGTGAAAGGAGAGACCGGGGCCCCGGGAGTAGGGGAGACCGCAGCCCCGGTGATTTTGGCGGACTGGAGGCCCCAGTGAGAGGAGGGACTGGAGCCCCGGGTGGAGCGGGCACCGGAGCCCCCGTGATTCGGGGGGACTGGAGCCCCGGGTGGGAACAGGGACCGGAGCCCCCGGGAATTGGGGGAACCTGA